A region from the Strix uralensis isolate ZFMK-TIS-50842 chromosome 24, bStrUra1, whole genome shotgun sequence genome encodes:
- the LOC141954186 gene encoding glutathione S-transferase 2-like isoform X1, with product MVLILGYWDIRGLAHAIRLLLEYTGTPYQERQYRPGPAPDFDPSDWTNEKEKLGLDFPNLPYLIDGPTKLTQSNAILRYIARKHNMGGETEEELWRVDVLQNQLVDLSRSFAQLCYSPDFEKLKAAYLEQVPKKLRELSRFLGSRPWFAGQKLTFVDFLAYDVLDLHRMFAPECPELQGNLGQFLQRFEALEKISAYMKSGRFLKTPVFWRTAKWCSTKE from the exons ATGGTGCTGATATTGGGGTACTGGGACATCCGTGGG ctggcCCACGCCATCCGCCTGCTGCTGGAGTACACGGGGACGCCCTACCAGGAGCGGCAGTACCGCCCCGGCCCAG cccctgaCTTTGACCCGAGTGACTGGACCAACGAGAAGGAGAAACTGGGCCTCGACTTCCCCAAC CTACCTTATCTCATCGATGGCCCCACCAAGCTGACGCAGAGCAACGCCATCCTGCGCTACATCGCCCGCAAGCACAACATGG GCGGTGAGACAGAGGAGGAGCTGTGGCGCGTGGACGTGCTGCAGAACCAGCTCGTGGACTTGAGTAGGAGCTTCGCCCAGCTCTGCTACAGCCCCGACTTC GAGAAGCTGAAGGCGGCGTATCTGGAGCAGGTGCCGAAGAAGCTGCGGGAGCTGTCGCGGTTCCTGGGCTCCCGGCCGTGGTTTGCGGGGCAGAAG ctcacctTCGTGGATTTTTTGGCCTACGACGTGCTGGACCTGCACCGCATGTTCGCCCCCGAGTGCCCCGAGCTGCAGGGCAACCTGGGCCAGTTCCTGCAGCGCTTCGAG GCGCTGGAGAAGATCTCTGCCTACATGAAGTCGGGGCGCTTCCTGAAGACCCCCGTTTTCTGGCGCACGGCGAAGTGGTGCAGCACCAAGGAGTGA
- the LOC141954186 gene encoding glutathione S-transferase 2-like isoform X2 yields the protein MVLILGYWDIRGLAHAIRLLLEYTGTPYQERQYRPGPAPDFDPSDWTNEKEKLGLDFPNLPYLIDGPTKLTQSNAILRYIARKHNMGGETEEELWRVDVLQNQLVDLSRSFAQLCYSPDFEKLKAAYLEQVPKKLRELSRFLGSRPWFAGQKLTFVDFLAYDVLDLHRMFAPECPELQGNLGQFLQRFECPPAPSPIPWCPQPHPYP from the exons ATGGTGCTGATATTGGGGTACTGGGACATCCGTGGG ctggcCCACGCCATCCGCCTGCTGCTGGAGTACACGGGGACGCCCTACCAGGAGCGGCAGTACCGCCCCGGCCCAG cccctgaCTTTGACCCGAGTGACTGGACCAACGAGAAGGAGAAACTGGGCCTCGACTTCCCCAAC CTACCTTATCTCATCGATGGCCCCACCAAGCTGACGCAGAGCAACGCCATCCTGCGCTACATCGCCCGCAAGCACAACATGG GCGGTGAGACAGAGGAGGAGCTGTGGCGCGTGGACGTGCTGCAGAACCAGCTCGTGGACTTGAGTAGGAGCTTCGCCCAGCTCTGCTACAGCCCCGACTTC GAGAAGCTGAAGGCGGCGTATCTGGAGCAGGTGCCGAAGAAGCTGCGGGAGCTGTCGCGGTTCCTGGGCTCCCGGCCGTGGTTTGCGGGGCAGAAG ctcacctTCGTGGATTTTTTGGCCTACGACGTGCTGGACCTGCACCGCATGTTCGCCCCCGAGTGCCCCGAGCTGCAGGGCAACCTGGGCCAGTTCCTGCAGCGCTTCGAG tgtcccccagccccatccccgaTACCTTGGTGTCCACAGCCCCATCCATATCCTTGa
- the LOC141954189 gene encoding glutathione S-transferase Mu 1-like, with the protein MAVLGYWDIRGLAHAIRLLLEYTETPYEDKLYSCGEAPDYDKSQWINEKEKLGLDFPNLPYFIDGTTKLTQSNAIMRYIARKHKMCGETEEEILRVDMLENQIMDFRMSLVMVCYNPDFEKLKPGYLEQLPGKLKLFSNFLGDRKWFVGEKLTFVDFLMFDVLEQNRIFEPKCLEPFKNLKDFMDRFGALEKVAAYMKSSRFLKMPINNKMAKWGNKKE; encoded by the exons ATGGCGGTGTTGGGCTACTGGGACATCCGCGgc ctcgcCCACGCCATCCGCCTGCTCCTGGAGTACACCGAGACCCCCTACGAGGACAAGCTGTACAGCTGCGGGGaag CTCCCGACTACGACAAGAGCCAATGGATCAACGAGAAGGAGAAGCTGGGGCTGGACTTCCCCAAC CTCCCTTACTTCATTGATGGCACCACCAAGCTCACGCAGAGCAACGCCATCATGCGCTACATCGCCCGCAAGCACAAGATGT GCGGTGAGACGGAGGAGGAGATCCTGCGCGTGGACATGCTGGAGAACCAGATCATGGATTTCCGCATGAGCCTGGTGATGGTCTGCTACAACCCCGACTTC GAGAAGCTCAAGCCGGGCTACCTGGAGCAGCTGCCGGGCAAGCTGAAGCTCTTCTCCAACTTCTTGGGGGACAGAAAGTGGTTTGTGGGGGAGAAG ctCACCTTCGTGGACTTCCTGATGTTCGATGTGCTGGAGCAGAACCGCATCTTCGAGCCCAAGTGCCTGGAGCCCTTCAAGAACCTCAAGGACTTCATGGATCGTTTTGGG GCCCTGGAGAAGGTGGCTGCCTACATGAAGTCCAGCCGCTTCCTCAAGATGCCCATCAACAACAAGATGGCCAAGTGGGGCAACAAGAAGGAGtag
- the EPS8L3 gene encoding LOW QUALITY PROTEIN: epidermal growth factor receptor kinase substrate 8-like protein 3 (The sequence of the model RefSeq protein was modified relative to this genomic sequence to represent the inferred CDS: deleted 1 base in 1 codon) produces the protein MGDPFGHWSNPPPRNEYDDSSALQRANSFVRPSGKSIYNQRKDYSQTLLKPQSDFQHHVEHLLTMRLERDVRSTQDCLARLKVLEAQGRVWGQDLILQVKDQEVVLRDVESKEELDAYPLGSVQGCSAVLDVGGYNSVLTISVQERSPPGTSVLLFQCERLGAEMLKSSLEKLLKQWKEEQRSQYGQRAQSSLDMPLGPAPPYTQGPYKAPEQWAEMPEPDFHAPPQRGLPSSDYGESWQSWDPPLLSPGLQDTQQMPWTNPPGQVTSSVDRDVEVLNHVLNDLDLFVVQLKTALGLVNTTNQKKKKKKKNKALPSKDEYTDFFQKVKYAFNLMGRTHQHVQEPDPSELLRLIFTALSFVLDHCPSPSLAPAVEAPLLVPEAVELLEKTLHQDDYGTWKSLGIAWNKTRAEYPNGELVPGYIPVFSDGWLPPPVEQGQIQPLAECFPPALQKKISRAPFPAQGLVRALYEFQGRNPQELSIRMGDTLQVLDQRKKWWLVQDNRGEKGYVPSNILEPLGRGNGGGHSASQDSPPKLHPNSSPAEVTAWLKAKGFSRITVRCLGVLGGHQLLQMSPEELQAVCPEEWRRVLFKLSSARTSLGMGPRD, from the exons ATGGGAGACCCCTTCGGCCACTGGAGCAACCCCCCGCCCCG GAATGAATACGACGACAGCTCCGCTCTCCAACGGGCCAACAGCTTTGTCCGCCCCAGCGGGAAAAGCATCTACA ACCAGCGCAAGGACTACAGCCAGACCCTGCTCAAGCCCCAAAGCGATTTCCAGCACCACGTTGAG cacctgcTGACGATGCGCCTGGAGAGGGACGTCCGCAGCACCCAGGACTGCCTGGCGCGCCTGAAGGTGCTGGAGGCTCAGGGACGGGTGTGGGGGCAGGATCTCATCCTGCAAGTCAAGGACCAGGAAGTGGTGCTGAGGGATGTGGAGAGCAAG GAGGAGCTGGACGCTTACCCGCTGGGCAGCGTGCAGGGGTGCTCGGCCGTGCTGGATGTCGGCGGCTACAACTCGGTGTTGACCATCAGCGTGCAGGAGCGGAGCCCCCCGGGGACCAGCGTCCTGCTCTTCCAGTGTGAACGTCTGGGG GCAGAGATGCTGAAGAGCAGcctggagaagctgctgaagcagtggaaggaggagcagaggagTCAGTATGGGCAGAG GGCTCA GAGCAGCCTGGACATGCCACTGGGCCCGGCCCCCCCGTACACGCAGGGTCCCTACAAGGCCCCGGAGCAGTGGGCAGAGATGCCCGAACCCGACTTCCATGCACCCCCCCAGCGGGGGCTGCCCTCCTCGGACTACGGTGAGTCTTGG cagagctgggaccct CCTCTTCTGTCACCAGGCCTGCAGGACACCCAGCAGATGCCATGGACCAACCCCCCAGGCCAGGTCACGTCCAGCGTGGACAGAGATGTT GAGGTCCTCAACCACGTGCTGAACGACTTGGACCTCTTCGTGGTCCAGCTGAAGACAGCCTTGGGCTTGGTCAACACCAccaaccagaagaaaaagaagaagaagaagaacaaag cgctgccctccAAGGACGAGTACACGGACTTTTTCCAGAAGGTGAAATACGCCTTCAACCTCATG GGAAGGACCCACCAGCACGTGCAGGAACCAGATCCCTCCGAGCTGCTGCGTCTCATCTTCACAGCCCTCTCCTTC gTCCTGGAccactgccccagccccagcctggccccggcGGTGGAGGCCCCGCTGCTGGTGCCAGAGGCggtggagctgctggagaagACCCTGCACCAGGATGACTACGGCACCTGGAAGAGCCTGGGCATCGCCTGGAACAAGACCAG GGCAGAGTACCCCAACGGCGAGCTGGTGCCCGGCTACATCCCCGTCTTCTCAGATGGGTGGCTGCCCCCCCCCGTGGAGCAGGGACA gattcAGCCCCTGGCTGAGtgcttcccccccgccctccaaaaaaaaatctccagggCCCCCTTCCCCGCCCAGGGGCTGGTCCGAGCCCTGTACGAGTTTCAGGGCAGGAACCCGCAGGAGCTGAGCATCAGGATGGGGGACACGCTGCAG GTCCTGGACCAGCGGAAAAAGTGGTGGCTGGTGCAGGACAACCGGGGGGAGAAGGGCTACGTCCCCAGTAACATCCTGGAGCCGCTGGGGCGGGGGAATGGCGGGGGACACAGCGCCAGCCAG GACAGCCCCCCTAAACTGCACCCCAACTCCTCGCCGGCGGAGGTGACAGCCTGGCTGAAGGCCAAGGGCTTCTCGCGGAT CACCGTGCGgtgtctgggggtgctgggggggcaccagTTGCTGCAGATGAGCCCAGAGGAGCTCCAAGCTGTGTGCCCCGAGGAGTGGCGGCGAGTCCTCTTCAAGCTCTCCTCCGCCAGGACATCCCTGGGG aTGGGTCCCAGGGATTGA